A single genomic interval of Clostridia bacterium harbors:
- a CDS encoding efflux RND transporter periplasmic adaptor subunit → MNPLQTPTRPDLSNLRIDDSARKGATSKWLRWFAATFGAVLLIAAGVFAFRSKAPVVEVVSAHAPAEAREVLLNASGYVTPRRRATVAAKITGRVVQLNAEEGMRVGDGQVLAVLDDSDARVRLNSAKAERDATAAGLSDLQVQLANAERELRRTLTLQNQGVTSTQALDLARTTVDSLKAKIALTNEQTRAADERIRVAQQDLDNCTVRSPFAGIIVSKDAQIGEIVSPLSAGGGFTRTGIATIVDMKSIEIEVDVNESYIARVRPGMPVTAVLDAYPDWQIPAKVRTVIPTADRQKATVKVRISFDQLDPRILPDMGVKVTFLGDGPKKAQSGANVLVPQAAVRNDNGSQIVYVYHEGKVERRSVRVGATRGSDQEIIAGLVGGDQVVVSGFDGLRDGKQVDIKR, encoded by the coding sequence ATGAATCCGCTACAAACTCCCACAAGGCCTGATCTGTCGAATCTACGGATCGACGATAGTGCGCGCAAGGGCGCTACGTCCAAGTGGCTGCGGTGGTTTGCCGCGACCTTTGGAGCAGTACTGCTCATCGCTGCGGGTGTTTTTGCCTTCAGAAGCAAGGCTCCGGTGGTCGAAGTGGTCTCCGCGCACGCACCCGCCGAGGCCAGGGAAGTTCTCTTGAATGCCAGCGGATACGTAACGCCGCGTCGCCGTGCCACGGTGGCCGCCAAGATTACTGGACGCGTGGTCCAATTGAACGCCGAGGAAGGAATGCGAGTGGGCGATGGCCAGGTGCTCGCCGTACTTGACGATTCCGATGCACGCGTCCGGTTGAACTCTGCCAAGGCCGAGCGGGACGCAACGGCCGCGGGGTTGAGCGACCTGCAAGTGCAACTTGCGAACGCGGAGCGGGAACTTCGCCGTACGCTGACTCTGCAAAATCAAGGTGTCACCAGCACGCAAGCCCTCGACCTGGCACGCACCACCGTCGACAGTCTTAAAGCGAAAATTGCGCTCACCAATGAGCAGACTCGCGCTGCGGACGAGCGCATCCGAGTCGCGCAACAAGACCTGGACAATTGCACGGTGCGCTCGCCGTTTGCCGGCATCATTGTTTCCAAAGACGCGCAAATCGGCGAGATTGTTTCACCACTCTCGGCCGGTGGCGGATTCACCCGTACAGGAATTGCAACTATCGTCGACATGAAGTCGATTGAGATTGAAGTGGATGTGAACGAATCCTACATTGCGCGCGTCAGACCCGGCATGCCGGTGACAGCGGTTCTCGACGCGTATCCCGATTGGCAGATTCCTGCCAAGGTACGCACCGTCATTCCCACGGCAGACCGGCAGAAGGCAACCGTGAAAGTGCGCATCTCTTTCGACCAGCTTGATCCCCGCATCCTGCCGGACATGGGCGTCAAAGTGACGTTTCTGGGAGATGGGCCAAAAAAGGCGCAATCGGGCGCGAATGTCCTAGTCCCGCAGGCAGCCGTGCGGAACGATAACGGCAGCCAGATCGTTTACGTGTATCACGAGGGAAAGGTCGAGCGGCGATCAGTCCGCGTCGGCGCAACCCGCGGAAGCGATCAGGAGATCATCGCGGGTTTAGTTGGCGGTGACCAGGTCGTGGTCAGTGGATTCGATGGACTTCGCGACGGCAAACAGGTAGACATCAAGCGCTAG
- a CDS encoding IPT/TIG domain-containing protein encodes MIAPVGPLSFRSSNSATHLSPDVSFLKQLASSIFLLIALTLLNSPLAVAQTPVTNGYKDFSFGTSGITATTGEKPESKLWYTPDGIWWGNFYNDPARQYHIYRFVPSTQSWVDTGTAVDNRTSSKSDALWDGQKLYIVSHIFTTNAVATSSNWGRLYRYSYNSTNRTYTLDSGFPVTNVTRGKSETLTIAKDSTGKLWVTYVEGGKPMVNRTTGSDAQWGTPFVMPGDTTTTTVTTDDISSIIAFGGDKVGIMWSNQNTSRFYFSVHADGGSDTAWTQEIPITGPTGLSDDHINLKTTSDGRVFAAVKTSFTASADPLIKLLVRGAGGGWTDYNFGRKTDHHTRPIVVLDPPSSTLYVFATSPESGGAIYYKSSNINNISFPVGLGTPFIRNTSENNINDATSSKQNVTSSSGLLVAATNNTVRAYYHNSFGLGSSSGAPTITSFTPTSGSAGDQVTITGTNFTGTTAVSFNGTNTATFNIASDTQLTASVPLGATSGKIAVTNAAGTGTSSSDFSIASAPPTITSFTPASGPVGTAVTITGTNFTNSSAVKFNGTTATFTVTNATTIQTTVPGGAQTGKISVTAPGGTASSANDFTVTTTPPGTQTFTLNPTADTYVRGGTYSSTNFGASTLLNARTSTVPDNYRDAYLKYDLGTISSVTSAKIQFLSRLGTTASVLTEVRSVADTSWAEAGMTYDTRPALGTVLGTVTVSGSTYVWYEVDVTSYVQSEKAAGRNTVSVALHDSVDSGTYRIIYAKEWSAANAAKLVVVGN; translated from the coding sequence GTGATTGCTCCCGTGGGTCCTCTCTCTTTTAGAAGCTCCAACTCCGCCACTCACTTGAGCCCCGATGTTTCCTTTCTGAAGCAACTTGCAAGCTCGATCTTCTTGCTGATTGCGCTGACGTTGTTGAACTCCCCACTTGCAGTAGCACAGACACCGGTTACGAATGGTTACAAAGATTTTTCATTCGGCACCTCCGGCATCACCGCAACCACTGGCGAGAAACCGGAAAGCAAGCTGTGGTATACACCCGACGGAATCTGGTGGGGTAATTTTTACAACGATCCCGCGCGGCAATATCACATTTATCGTTTCGTTCCATCCACGCAGTCATGGGTGGACACCGGAACTGCCGTGGATAATCGCACCAGCAGCAAGTCCGATGCGCTTTGGGACGGACAGAAGCTGTACATCGTCTCCCACATCTTCACGACGAACGCGGTCGCGACGAGTTCCAACTGGGGACGGCTCTACCGCTATTCCTATAACTCAACCAACAGAACGTACACTCTCGACTCCGGATTTCCCGTCACCAACGTGACACGAGGCAAGTCTGAAACTCTGACCATCGCTAAAGACTCCACCGGCAAGCTCTGGGTGACCTATGTTGAGGGCGGCAAACCCATGGTGAACCGCACAACCGGCAGCGACGCCCAGTGGGGCACCCCGTTCGTAATGCCCGGCGATACCACTACAACGACGGTCACAACCGACGACATTTCCTCCATCATTGCGTTTGGCGGGGACAAGGTCGGAATAATGTGGTCGAACCAGAACACGTCACGGTTCTATTTCTCCGTGCACGCGGACGGCGGTTCCGACACGGCCTGGACACAGGAAATCCCAATCACCGGTCCAACAGGTCTGTCGGACGATCACATCAATTTGAAAACGACATCGGACGGCCGCGTATTCGCTGCCGTGAAAACGTCGTTCACCGCGTCTGCGGATCCGTTAATCAAGCTGCTGGTCCGCGGAGCAGGCGGGGGCTGGACAGACTATAACTTTGGCCGCAAAACCGATCACCACACGCGGCCCATCGTGGTTCTCGACCCGCCGAGCAGCACCCTATACGTATTCGCAACGTCTCCTGAAAGCGGCGGCGCCATTTATTACAAGAGTTCGAACATCAACAACATTTCCTTCCCTGTAGGACTCGGAACGCCTTTCATCCGCAACACAAGCGAAAACAACATCAACGATGCAACCTCCAGCAAGCAGAACGTAACCAGCAGTTCAGGTCTGCTGGTTGCAGCCACGAACAATACTGTCCGGGCGTACTACCACAATAGCTTCGGCCTTGGCAGTTCCAGTGGCGCGCCCACCATTACGTCCTTTACTCCCACCAGCGGCTCAGCCGGCGATCAGGTCACCATCACCGGGACAAATTTCACTGGGACAACGGCCGTCTCATTCAACGGAACGAACACGGCAACGTTCAACATCGCTTCCGATACTCAATTGACTGCGAGCGTTCCGCTCGGAGCTACATCCGGAAAGATTGCCGTAACCAATGCCGCAGGAACCGGCACGAGCAGCAGCGACTTCAGCATCGCGTCTGCGCCGCCGACAATTACGTCCTTTACTCCGGCAAGTGGCCCCGTCGGCACAGCCGTGACAATCACCGGCACAAACTTCACCAACTCATCTGCAGTCAAGTTCAACGGGACGACCGCAACATTCACGGTCACCAACGCGACGACGATCCAAACAACTGTCCCTGGCGGAGCCCAGACCGGAAAGATTTCGGTCACAGCTCCAGGTGGAACCGCCAGCAGCGCCAACGATTTCACGGTCACCACGACGCCTCCCGGCACGCAGACATTTACCCTGAATCCCACGGCGGACACGTACGTACGTGGCGGAACCTACTCAAGCACGAATTTCGGTGCTTCGACGCTCCTCAACGCACGTACATCCACCGTACCGGACAACTATCGTGACGCTTACCTCAAGTATGATTTGGGCACGATCAGCAGCGTCACGTCTGCGAAGATTCAATTCCTTTCGCGTCTTGGAACGACCGCGTCAGTGCTCACCGAGGTTCGCTCTGTGGCCGACACGAGTTGGGCCGAGGCAGGCATGACGTATGACACCCGCCCCGCACTGGGCACCGTGTTGGGCACCGTCACCGTGAGTGGCTCGACGTACGTATGGTACGAAGTGGACGTCACCAGTTACGTGCAGTCGGAAAAGGCGGCAGGCAGAAACACCGTCAGCGTCGCTCTACATGACTCCGTAGATTCCGGAACCTATCGCATCATCTACGCCAAGGAATGGTCTGCGGCGAACGCCGCAAAGCTTGTCGTCGTCGGTAACTGA
- a CDS encoding NAD(P)H-dependent oxidoreductase subunit E: MATQNQESIQGVEKAFIDEVISKRADRPGALLSILEAVQDHNPHKYLPLETLRYIAERTEMPLARIYSVATFYTLFNLQPQGENTVCICRGTACHTRGSRNLLQSARLELGLGLQDSSDSNESDKIQLTTEDRKFTVRTVACFGQCAQAPVVEVNHRICGHVNERTLQREIRTVERESE, from the coding sequence ATGGCTACGCAGAATCAGGAGTCGATTCAAGGCGTCGAAAAAGCATTCATCGATGAAGTCATAAGCAAGCGCGCAGACCGTCCGGGAGCGCTGCTGAGCATCCTGGAAGCGGTGCAGGATCACAATCCGCATAAGTACCTGCCGCTTGAGACATTGCGGTACATCGCGGAAAGAACGGAAATGCCACTGGCGCGTATCTACAGCGTGGCTACTTTCTACACGCTCTTCAACCTGCAGCCACAAGGCGAGAACACCGTATGTATCTGCCGAGGCACGGCCTGCCATACGCGGGGCTCACGCAATCTGCTGCAAAGTGCGCGGCTTGAACTGGGCCTGGGTTTGCAGGATTCAAGCGATTCAAACGAGAGCGACAAAATTCAGCTAACGACCGAAGACCGTAAATTCACTGTGCGAACCGTGGCCTGCTTCGGGCAGTGTGCGCAGGCTCCCGTGGTTGAAGTGAATCACAGGATTTGCGGTCACGTGAATGAACGAACGCTGCAACGAGAGATCCGGACCGTCGAGCGGGAGAGTGAATGA
- a CDS encoding FtsX-like permease family protein, which translates to MKYRRLIVANLFRKKIRTLLTIGSFAVALFLFGLLAVVRGAFNQGVEVAGADRLVVVNKVSIIQPLPISYKERLLRIPGVKAVTHQNWFGGVYQDERNFFAQMAINDETFRPMFPEYVISDDQWQAYMADREGAIVGAELAKRFKWKLGDRIPLKGTIFAGTWDFNIRAIYRGKRVQDDTTQFWFHYKYLEERENPYWKGLVGWYTVKVDNPDDSPRVAKQIDETFANSPWESKTDTEKAFAASFAKQAGNIQLLIMSIGAVVFFTLLLVTGNTMAIAVRERVRELAVLKAVGFSDVFVLFLVLAESLLVATIGGVLGLGLAKLLTLNGDPTHGMLPYFHLSLESVISGMATVLAVGVAAGILPALSAMRLNVVSALRRV; encoded by the coding sequence ATGAAGTATCGCCGTCTGATCGTTGCAAACCTGTTCCGCAAAAAGATCCGGACGCTGCTCACTATCGGATCGTTCGCCGTGGCGCTCTTCCTGTTTGGATTGCTCGCAGTCGTTCGCGGCGCCTTTAACCAGGGAGTGGAGGTAGCAGGCGCCGACCGTCTTGTCGTCGTGAACAAGGTCTCCATCATTCAACCGCTGCCGATTTCGTATAAGGAGCGCCTGCTTCGCATCCCTGGCGTGAAAGCGGTTACTCACCAGAACTGGTTCGGTGGCGTCTACCAGGACGAGCGGAATTTCTTCGCCCAAATGGCAATCAATGACGAGACTTTCCGTCCCATGTTCCCGGAGTACGTGATTTCCGATGACCAGTGGCAGGCCTACATGGCGGATCGCGAAGGTGCAATTGTCGGAGCGGAACTGGCAAAGCGGTTTAAGTGGAAGCTCGGCGATCGTATCCCGCTCAAAGGCACGATTTTCGCTGGAACGTGGGACTTCAACATCCGCGCGATCTATCGGGGCAAGCGCGTGCAGGACGATACCACCCAGTTCTGGTTCCATTACAAGTATCTCGAAGAGCGCGAGAACCCTTACTGGAAGGGCCTTGTCGGCTGGTACACCGTTAAGGTCGATAATCCCGATGACTCGCCGAGAGTAGCGAAGCAGATTGACGAAACATTCGCGAACTCACCATGGGAGAGCAAGACCGACACCGAGAAAGCGTTCGCCGCCTCGTTTGCAAAGCAGGCAGGCAATATTCAGTTGCTCATCATGAGCATAGGCGCGGTCGTGTTCTTTACCTTGCTGTTGGTCACCGGCAACACCATGGCTATCGCCGTCCGTGAACGCGTGCGCGAACTGGCCGTGCTCAAGGCAGTTGGATTTTCAGACGTCTTTGTTCTGTTCCTGGTGTTGGCCGAGTCGCTGCTGGTTGCGACCATCGGTGGGGTACTCGGTCTCGGACTCGCCAAGCTACTTACGCTGAATGGTGATCCCACGCATGGGATGTTGCCGTACTTCCATCTGTCGCTGGAGAGCGTCATCAGTGGGATGGCGACGGTGCTTGCCGTGGGCGTTGCCGCTGGCATACTGCCCGCTCTCTCGGCGATGAGACTCAATGTGGTTTCTGCGTTGCGGAGGGTGTGA
- a CDS encoding ABC transporter permease: MAIPLSYNLNSLRVRWTSTVVAVLGIAGTVGVFVAMLSMAKGFKTTLVSSGSPRNAIVLRGGATAEMESGIRLEQERVIEDAPGVARSASGPLVSAEVVVIAAFPLKATGTDANAQVRGVSPKALEVRDSVKVVSGRFFQPGLNELVVGRNVARTYGGFDLGNTVNFGGGTWTVVGVFDAGGSAFDSEVWADSSVIKAVYKRPPNVFQSVTARLNSPEDFTRFKDALSSDPRVTLQASRELDYYDKQSRAITTLIQVLGTMVAIVMGIGAVLGALNTMYSAVAERSREIATMRALGFGAGSVVTSFLFEALCISIIGGVLGCFAVLPLNGMTTGTMNWQTFSHLAFAFRVTPSLMAAGLLFALLMGVAGGVPPAIRAARARIAVALREL, encoded by the coding sequence ATGGCAATCCCGCTGTCTTACAACTTGAACAGCTTACGAGTTCGTTGGACTTCGACGGTGGTCGCGGTGCTCGGAATTGCCGGCACGGTTGGTGTCTTCGTAGCCATGTTGTCGATGGCAAAAGGCTTCAAGACAACACTGGTCTCCTCCGGATCGCCGCGCAACGCCATCGTTCTCCGTGGTGGCGCCACGGCGGAAATGGAAAGTGGCATCAGGCTTGAGCAGGAACGGGTGATCGAAGATGCGCCGGGTGTTGCGCGCAGCGCTTCCGGGCCGCTGGTAAGCGCCGAAGTCGTTGTGATTGCGGCCTTCCCGCTTAAGGCGACAGGCACGGACGCGAATGCGCAGGTACGTGGCGTCTCGCCCAAGGCACTCGAGGTGCGAGACTCCGTTAAGGTAGTTTCTGGCCGTTTCTTCCAACCGGGACTCAACGAGTTGGTGGTTGGCCGCAACGTCGCCCGCACTTATGGCGGCTTTGATCTTGGCAATACGGTTAACTTTGGTGGTGGCACGTGGACAGTGGTGGGAGTTTTCGACGCTGGCGGCAGCGCATTTGATTCGGAGGTATGGGCCGACTCCAGCGTAATAAAAGCTGTATACAAGCGGCCTCCGAACGTATTCCAATCGGTTACCGCGCGGTTGAATTCTCCTGAGGACTTCACCCGTTTTAAGGATGCACTTTCATCCGACCCTCGTGTAACTCTGCAGGCCAGCCGCGAACTCGATTACTACGACAAGCAATCGCGTGCTATCACCACGCTCATTCAGGTGCTCGGCACCATGGTCGCCATTGTGATGGGTATTGGCGCGGTGCTCGGCGCGCTGAACACCATGTACTCTGCGGTGGCAGAGCGCTCACGCGAAATCGCCACCATGCGCGCCTTGGGTTTTGGCGCTGGCAGCGTGGTGACATCGTTCCTCTTTGAAGCCTTGTGCATCTCGATCATCGGCGGAGTGCTCGGGTGTTTCGCCGTCCTGCCACTCAACGGCATGACCACGGGAACCATGAACTGGCAAACCTTTTCACACCTTGCATTTGCATTCCGGGTGACGCCGTCCTTGATGGCGGCGGGGCTGCTGTTCGCGTTATTGATGGGTGTTGCCGGTGGAGTGCCGCCTGCCATTCGCGCGGCACGCGCACGAATCGCCGTCGCGCTGCGCGAACTTTAA
- a CDS encoding ABC transporter ATP-binding protein yields MVRVDGRGDSSSLVRVRGLDKKYTRGSEEIHVLQGLNLDVDAGDFVAFMGPSGSGKTTLLNLLGGIDLPTNGTITVAGDEITRLSASKLTTWRARHVGFIFQMYNLIPVLTAFQNVELPLLLTKLSKAERRSHVETALEVVGLRDRMHHFPRQLSGGQEQRVGIARAIVADPTFLLCDEPTGDLDRKSADEIMDLIDRLVREHGKTVLLVTHDPMAAERAHVLLHLNKGVLVEGQKVADSAGARP; encoded by the coding sequence ATGGTCAGAGTCGATGGCCGAGGTGACAGCTCAAGCCTTGTCCGCGTGCGCGGATTAGACAAGAAGTACACGCGCGGAAGCGAAGAGATTCACGTCTTGCAAGGTTTAAACCTCGACGTGGATGCCGGTGACTTCGTGGCTTTCATGGGGCCCAGCGGTTCAGGGAAAACTACTCTGCTGAATCTTTTGGGCGGCATCGATCTCCCGACGAACGGTACGATCACCGTCGCAGGAGACGAGATCACGCGCTTATCAGCGAGCAAGCTGACAACATGGCGCGCGCGCCACGTCGGCTTCATTTTCCAGATGTACAATCTGATCCCGGTTCTTACTGCTTTTCAGAATGTTGAATTGCCGCTGCTGCTGACCAAACTCTCGAAAGCGGAGCGCCGCAGCCACGTTGAGACCGCACTGGAAGTGGTCGGACTTAGGGATCGTATGCACCACTTTCCGCGCCAGCTTTCCGGTGGACAGGAGCAGCGCGTCGGAATCGCGCGCGCTATCGTAGCGGACCCTACCTTCCTGTTATGCGACGAGCCTACAGGCGACCTCGACCGCAAGAGCGCCGACGAGATCATGGACCTGATCGACCGCCTCGTCCGTGAGCACGGTAAGACCGTACTCCTGGTGACGCATGATCCCATGGCCGCCGAGCGCGCCCACGTCCTGCTGCACCTCAACAAGGGCGTGCTCGTCGAGGGGCAGAAAGTAGCGGATAGTGCTGGAGCGCGGCCATGA
- a CDS encoding VOC family protein: MDKISTFLWFDNQAEEAVNFYVSVFKNSKIKQVSRYPEGSPGPAGSVMVVSFDLDGREFLALNGGPHFKFTEAISLVVNCDTQEEIDYYWEKLSAGGKEAQCGWLKDKYGLSWQVVPKVIGSLMRDPEKAKRVMAAVMKMVKLDIAAMERAANG, translated from the coding sequence ATGGACAAGATCAGCACATTTTTGTGGTTCGACAATCAAGCCGAAGAGGCCGTCAACTTCTACGTTTCGGTGTTCAAGAATTCGAAGATCAAGCAAGTGAGCCGATATCCGGAGGGAAGTCCGGGGCCGGCGGGAAGCGTGATGGTGGTGAGCTTTGATCTGGATGGGCGCGAATTCCTGGCGCTCAATGGCGGTCCACACTTCAAGTTCACCGAGGCGATTTCGCTGGTGGTCAACTGCGATACCCAGGAAGAAATCGATTATTACTGGGAGAAGCTTTCGGCCGGCGGAAAAGAGGCGCAGTGCGGATGGCTGAAGGACAAATATGGGCTTTCGTGGCAAGTGGTTCCCAAAGTCATAGGAAGCCTGATGCGCGATCCGGAGAAGGCGAAGCGGGTGATGGCGGCCGTGATGAAGATGGTCAAGTTGGACATCGCAGCGATGGAGCGCGCGGCGAACGGCTGA
- a CDS encoding cation diffusion facilitator family transporter, with the protein MSVASKTKIGKRVALVSIAVSATLALTKIIVGLLANSTAVVADGVESAGDVVASGFVLFGFVIAERPADDNHPYGHGRYETLTGLVVGIILVLGGIGIAYRSLQHVGETHAAPALYGIWPLLLSMVSKAALSAVKFRYGRKIGSSALIADAWNDFVDILSAVTAMTALGLTLYDPSRFLAADHYGGFAVGLIVIITGFRVAKDTSDRLTDTMPPPELLEEIRSVAKKVDGVYDVEKCYARSGGLQYYVDLHLEVDPEMTVSRSHDIATEVRFAIRNQLDWVADVLVHVEPAPAKPHQNSTGLAPAT; encoded by the coding sequence ATGAGCGTTGCTTCCAAGACAAAGATAGGAAAGCGCGTCGCGCTGGTCAGCATCGCGGTTAGCGCTACGCTGGCTCTTACCAAGATCATCGTCGGACTGCTGGCCAACTCGACCGCGGTCGTGGCAGACGGCGTCGAGTCGGCGGGCGACGTGGTTGCCTCTGGCTTTGTTCTATTCGGGTTTGTGATCGCAGAGAGGCCAGCGGATGATAACCATCCATACGGGCACGGTCGTTATGAGACTCTCACCGGCTTGGTGGTGGGAATCATCCTTGTGCTCGGCGGCATTGGCATCGCATATAGATCGCTTCAGCACGTTGGCGAAACGCATGCTGCGCCGGCGCTCTACGGCATATGGCCGCTGCTACTCTCAATGGTTTCGAAAGCAGCCCTTTCGGCAGTAAAGTTTCGTTACGGCCGAAAGATAGGCAGTTCTGCCCTCATCGCGGATGCATGGAACGACTTCGTAGACATTCTTTCCGCAGTCACCGCTATGACCGCCCTTGGTTTAACTTTGTATGATCCTTCCCGTTTCCTCGCCGCGGATCACTACGGCGGCTTTGCCGTCGGCCTGATCGTGATTATCACCGGCTTCCGTGTCGCAAAAGACACTTCTGACCGCTTGACCGACACCATGCCGCCGCCGGAACTGCTGGAGGAGATCCGATCTGTGGCGAAAAAGGTGGATGGGGTTTACGACGTTGAAAAATGCTATGCGCGGAGTGGTGGGCTTCAGTACTACGTCGATCTACATCTTGAAGTTGATCCTGAGATGACGGTTAGCAGATCTCACGACATCGCCACTGAAGTACGATTCGCAATTCGCAACCAGCTTGACTGGGTCGCTGACGTGCTCGTACACGTAGAGCCGGCGCCAGCAAAGCCGCATCAGAACAGCACCGGTCTCGCGCCAGCCACCTGA